The genomic DNA CTGTACCGACACCAAATTCTAATACATTACCAAATGACTTGTTAACTACATCCTCTAGAATATCCTCATAATGGGCGAAAACTTCTTTATATTGTATATCTTCGCCTTGTACGAATGAGTCGTACGTATGAGCCCACTCATCAAATAAACCATTAAATTCTGTGCCCATAAAAATTCCCCTTTTTCTTATCGGTTTTATCAGTATGATATTCCCTCTTTCTAAAAATGTCAATTGAAATGTACATGGTATTTCCTTCTTTTCTTTGTTACACTATAGTTGATTACATAGGAGAGGGGCCGTCTTCATGTCATTTACCTTTGAAATGTTAGAAGATAAAGTAGAATTTTTTGAAGCGGGAGACTTAGCTTCTTTAGAACGAAAAATTAGTGAACAAATCGATAATAATAAAGCACTTATGCTTGAAGTTCATCACATCTCACATCAAATGGTTATGGATCCTGAAAGCAAAAGACCGTATTATAGCGCGGTTGTTCATTTTAAATTAAAGAAATTGCGTTAACTAAAAAAGAGAAGCTCCTAAGGAGCTTCTCTTTTTTAGTTTAGAGTTTGAACAAGTACTGGTTTCCAGCCCTCATTATCTACCCAATCAATATTTACGTAATATCTTTTTCCACTTTGCTTATCTTGAACGTCACCATAAGCTTTACTCTTTCCAGTTTTGTCTCTTCCAACAAAATGGAATACTAATTGCTCCTTCGGTACTTCAATACCTGCAGCAATTGCACTTTGCATCTCATTCCAATCTGATGACCCCTGTTTAAACGTCATCGCTGGTGATGAACCTTGTTCTGTTCCTACAGCTTTCCAAGAAGGTTTTGTATAAGCCTCTTTTGCCTTGGATACAGTTTTTTCAGCTGATACTTTCTCGTTAGCTTTCGCTTCTTCTTCAGCTTTTTTCTTTTCTTCCTCAGCCTTTAACTTCTCTTCTTCAGCTTTTTGCTTAGCTTCTGCTTGCTCTTTTTCTTTTTCTTTTTTCTTAGCAGATTCTTTATCTTCTGATTTTCCAGCTTTCTCATTCTTTGTTGTTTGTTGAGAGACTTTCTTATCAGTAGAAGATGCTTGCTCTTTCGTACTAGGAACGAACAATTGATATGCTACAATAGCTACTAATAGTAATACAATAGCGATTGCAATATTTAAAACACCGTTTTGACGACGTTTTTGTTGTTTCTGTTGGAATCTTGATCCTCCTGCCATTCTCCAAACCTCCATGCAGTTTTTCCTAATTGCTATTGTAACATTAAATCTAGAAAGGTTGAACATTTACAATGATATTTTCATGAAATGAAAACAATTCACTATAAATTGCAAGATTACTTTTCATTCTCCAATTGATAGATTGCTCCTACCATATCTTTAAAAATAGGTGTGACTTTATTCACTTTGTTATCAGTCTCTAGATCAACAACAACTAAAGCATATCTTGGATTCTCATACGGAAAATAACCTGCAAACCAGCGATTCACCCTCGTCCCTTTCCCTGTTTGCGCTGTCCCGGATTTTCCAGCGACACTGAGCGGCAACGAGTGGAATGCCGTTCCTGTTCCTTTCTCCCTTGTTACAACGCCTCTTAATAACTCTTGTAATGTTTTCACTGTTTCATACGAAAGCTGTTTTCCATGTAACGTATGGTTCTCAAATGTAAAAAAATCCGCTCCATTTTTATATACTATTTTTTCAACAGCTTTCACTTCCATCTTTTTTCCATTCCTCGCAATCGTCGCCATCATATTAGCAATTGCTAGAGGTGATATACGTACATCTTTCTGTCCAATCGCTGTTTGCTCTACCGCTTTTTTACTATTTTTGTTTTCTTCATTCCCCCAAATAGTAGAGCCTTTTTCTTCTGGCATTTGCTCGAAATGAGGTGTATGAAATACAGAACCTTTCCATCCGACCTTTTCATTTGCTCCTAAAGCTGCTACGTATGTTTCTAGCACCGTCCTATCCTTTTGTAATAGCTCGTTACCTAACTCGGAAAATGTCCTGTTACAGCTCCTAGCAAAGCTCTCTTTGAAGTTAAGTGTACCCATCATAACTTGTGGGTCGTTTTCACCATATAAATCTTTATTACAATTAAATGTCCGATTAAACAAATTTACTTTTTGATCAATGACTGCAGCTGCAACTACTGTTTTAAAAACAGAGCCTGGAAAATGCGGCGTTAACATTTGATTTTCAAGTGTAGTCTCATATAAATTCTTATCTCTTACTTGTAAAGACGGCTTACTGACCATCGCTAATATTTCATTTGTCTTTACATCAAGTAATACTAATCCCCCCTTCTTTATTTCATTTGCTTCAATCACTTCTTCTGCTTTTTGCTGCAACCCTTTATGTAAAGTAGTTTGAATCCTAACTGGGTAAAATGGATTTCCTGGTGAAGTATATTTCGCTTGCTTTCCGAAAATTGGTTCTCCTTGCCGATCTACTTGATACAATACTTTTGCCTCTCCATCAGTCAATAAAAATTCATCAAATGATTGCTGTAATCCTGAAATACCTATCGGCGTTTGTTTTGAAATTTTTTTCACTTCTCCATATCGCTTTTGAAAT from Bacillus cereus G9842 includes the following:
- a CDS encoding YrzA family protein, whose protein sequence is MSFTFEMLEDKVEFFEAGDLASLERKISEQIDNNKALMLEVHHISHQMVMDPESKRPYYSAVVHFKLKKLR
- a CDS encoding YrrS family protein — translated: MAGGSRFQQKQQKRRQNGVLNIAIAIVLLLVAIVAYQLFVPSTKEQASSTDKKVSQQTTKNEKAGKSEDKESAKKKEKEKEQAEAKQKAEEEKLKAEEEKKKAEEEAKANEKVSAEKTVSKAKEAYTKPSWKAVGTEQGSSPAMTFKQGSSDWNEMQSAIAAGIEVPKEQLVFHFVGRDKTGKSKAYGDVQDKQSGKRYYVNIDWVDNEGWKPVLVQTLN
- a CDS encoding peptidoglycan D,D-transpeptidase FtsI family protein, which produces MKIKRRIAIVLICFMGIMFLLLCRLIQIQIIDTESFTNRKINLIEKSVTQRTQSIAVDDGRGQFIDRNGKEIGEEKYPVLIVFPFLQIKNDMLEKIAHIIGVSRQEIRRQMKNKKNAFILQGETAPFRVTREQMEKVNQLHVLGIVAAEVRLKQTGEINHLIGDVGENEREFQKRYGEVKKISKQTPIGISGLQQSFDEFLLTDGEAKVLYQVDRQGEPIFGKQAKYTSPGNPFYPVRIQTTLHKGLQQKAEEVIEANEIKKGGLVLLDVKTNEILAMVSKPSLQVRDKNLYETTLENQMLTPHFPGSVFKTVVAAAVIDQKVNLFNRTFNCNKDLYGENDPQVMMGTLNFKESFARSCNRTFSELGNELLQKDRTVLETYVAALGANEKVGWKGSVFHTPHFEQMPEEKGSTIWGNEENKNSKKAVEQTAIGQKDVRISPLAIANMMATIARNGKKMEVKAVEKIVYKNGADFFTFENHTLHGKQLSYETVKTLQELLRGVVTREKGTGTAFHSLPLSVAGKSGTAQTGKGTRVNRWFAGYFPYENPRYALVVVDLETDNKVNKVTPIFKDMVGAIYQLENEK